The region TGAGCAAGATTGGATCCAAGATCTTCTTCACATTTatgagcttttggaggtataaagttcaaaccaTGACCTTTGTTCTTCTTGTTTCTAGTTTGAGCTTTTGGTCCCATTCTTGGGTgctcttggagtttgaggaactacAGAGCTTGATTTGGTGCTCATTTGGTCATGAACTTTTGAGCTAGTGAGAAAAAGGTCTTAACTTGAGTGTACTTCACCCcatgtttgacttttggtcatattagggacttaatggacttagggttttagatcttGTCTTATGGTGAGgtcctaatggataaatttggaaactctATCAATTAGGTTAGTATGGAAAACTAGATATGGAAGTATTAGCTTAGATCTGaaagtattaagctcttaataagaaTTATTTTCTAGTGGCCATGGCGTGATAAAGGCAGCCACGGAGTGGCAAAGTCAATAACCGTGACTGCCTTGTTATGGCATTGCCACGGTGTGTCCAAGGAGGACCACGACATGGCAACGTCCTACATGCTGACTAATTGACCTTGAGAACCCCCACGACGTGGCCTCAGAGGGCCACGACGTGCAGTTGACATTGACcaggtttgaccgttgacttttgtgttCAATTTTACATTAGGACAAACTTGAGGGTATTGGATTGTTGATTAACATTCTACCTGGTTTGGTGATTAGTAGATTCATGACAACTAGCAGTGCAGAAAGGGAAGAACATCTCAGtgttcgggtttggtttttcctcactgtacccgTGGGTCGATGACACCAATTTCGGCCCATCAACTTTGGTTATCATTAGTAGAGGGATGTCATAGGGACTACATGTAGTCacgtaggatagactgaggaATCTTGATCTATGATTTCCTGCCTGTTCCTTGTaaggttgtggctctagagtaggatcatttatTCGAGTTTCTATCTCACATTTGGGTACATATGGTTATACATTCCTTGGATTCTTGGTTATATATCTTTGTATATAGGACGTTGTTGTGTTGTAGTGATCTGCTTGATTTATGTGCATATACCCTTGTATTATAGGATGCAATTGTAGTGGTGTACTGGATAAAATACCAGTATGTTggttattgtgacaacccgaaacttttttcGTTTCCGTTACATATCTTTCGTTAATGAAATTTCAGACCCGTTAACCTTTTTCGtaaaaattttggtttaataaaataatatagctatgattaattaaattattttgcaagttgGAACCAAAAATCACGCGGAAACCCGCACTACAAGAAaatagccctttaatgacgcgcaaacaatgacgcTCACTGATAGACGACGCGGATTTGTAAGTGCCCTAAAagataatgtcagttttgcaaaatttgaaggatagagggcacgcATTTGTGCGCGCCcgaaaattagtgtcagaaaagaaaaaaaaaatgcgaAGGgtgcctttcataaaatgtgtgtcgtgtaaatgtgtcgctttataatttttaagtgaaacatgcgttttaggcgggaaatgaaaTCGACGAAAATTACCCCCAcctattgaatcccaaaaattaatccccccgcctcttctacttagcaagaaaaagccccAGGTCCCTTATCTTCATCTTCAGTATCATCAAACATCTCGTTCATCCTCTGCATTATTTCCATCGTTCTTCCCTCTCCTCACTGATCAATacccaaaaaaccctaatatcataaCCACTCCTATTTTCTTGCACAACAAAATCCTAAAACATCACCAAATACTAAATTCCACAAAATCGTTGTGACCATTTTAGCTAgggccactacaagaaaaaaggccttttacgacgctcattgcgcgtcgtaaatggctcagacgacgcgcaaatgcgtgtcaaggaaggccatgtcataaagatagacgacgcgcatttgcgcgtcgtctagagacgacgcgcatttacgacgcgcatttacgacacgcatttacgacgcgcggttacgacacgcaatgcgtatcaaggaaggccctgtcataaaggaagacgacacgcattcgcgtgtcgtaaccttacgacgcgcgtgttaatgacacgcaatgcgtatcaagaaagcccctgtcaagaaaggccatgtcataaatgaagatgacacacatttttgcgtatcgtaattttaaattaaaaaaaatatatatttatggatttacttattttcatattaaatttgcattttatgtcacataatggaaaataaaataccatatacaaataatacaatgcattgcacaaaagttaatgttatacaaataatcattcgaatagtagacaaatgtaatactacaaataatcattccaatagtagacaaatgtaagatttcaatattttttatataattaactaaattattagccaaatttcctaaaataccaacatacttttctatgaagagcattaacactattcttttccatcaaaaacttcaaaacctgcataattaatttaatgtttaatcagctacaggtcaataaggtaggtttaagcaaaagaggttcatagtagtaagattttacttaccactgttgttaatgacattgaaagaagcagcccaacaaacaccccctcagaaggattattactaaatgaaaccacaaacaaagttaaaaagtcaagtattttgtgacaaccccggAACCAGGGGCAAGGCTGTTTTTACCCATGGTATGACCTAATACATGATAATAAAGACttgtttaacaaaaagaaaaatgatttctcacgtgacatcactattaagaattgatgaaagaGGGTACTCCACACTGTATTGCCAACAAGCTTGACACCAACACCTAAAAGCtggaaaaaacaataacataaataaaaataaatgtaagatTTGAGATAACAGATGCATAATTCACATGTCTACTTTTACCAATTTATTTTATGCAACATATATGCAGCTGACATGAATgaattatacaacaagttaggagtaAAATAAGGGATGGTTGCATATTTAGTATGATAAATAAAGAGATTTGTGGCATAAGGgtgcataaataataaaaagcaaaaaggaagaggaaagctgacttacataatcagcaaatttctgaattggtgcttttaacataatacataagagtggTCCCGAAGGGATAGCTGGCAGCAAAAAATCTCAGGCAAAAAAAATTCCAGGAGAAAACAGTTAGTACCTCAAAAGCAAAGGTTTTATAGGGTTAGGCATGCACCTACAAGACAGGGACTAAGATTATAAGTGATGTGAATGGGACATAGTAATTAAAGGAATTTTTGTTACCATTGTTCCATGCATAGTGGTTGGGGTAGAGTGTTTTTCCATCACTGTTAACACAGAAGGGTCCAAGTTCTTCCATGGCTCCATATCCAAACAACAAGCATCCTAGCCCAGTAGAATACCTTCATTAATAGTGGTTCGATCTTACTCTAAATTTTGGTGCATTTGGATGATGATCTTTAGAATGTCCATTCTGATTCATGAATATTCTAATTAATTTGGTATTGTAGAATGTAGATTGGTATCTGCATTATTAAAGTTCATAGGACTTACTACTGACtcacttttctttttttaatcattAGCCTTATGCAGCTCTCAAAGCTAGAGAATATCTTGATAAGCCTGCAATACATGAGACAATGGTGAAGGTATGTAGATTATATCTTATATTTCCTACACAAATATAGAcaactgtatgctgatgtcattATGCAGGTTAGCGCTTATCTGCTTGGAGAATACAGCCATCTTTTGGCCAGACAACCTGGGTGTAGCCCAAAGGACATTTTTGTCATTATACATGAGAAGCTTCCTACTGTATCGTGAGTATTTCTATTTCTATacatctatgttttcttttgtgatcatcatttatttttttttttgtttctacagGACTCCAACAATATCCATTCTTCTCTCAACATACGCAAAGATTTTGATGCACTCTCAACCACCAGATCCCGAATTACAAAACCAGATCTGGGCAATATTCAGCAAGTGAGTTTATAATAAATAGGAGCTAcactttttttttgtatatgcaaaatttgataatatttaatttcacATACATTGACAGATATGAAACATGCATTGATACTGAGATACAACAAAGAGCTGTACAGCTATTCATTTTCACTAGCacacttgcaaaaattttaaacttttaaaacccatcttagaaggactaaaggttagaaaggagaagtaatgaagctatgagttgagaaaagagtaatcacagcaaggtctctaaaacagacctgctgttcaaaatggatttactccaaaatctaaaacagaaacatagctttaactaaattttataggaaactatgattattcaggattccagaactataaagaactccttctaactccaaaggatgaattaaatatgaattttacaaaaaggtgtatcacttctgtctccaacaagacagtcaagtgaggttggccaattctacccaacttgtaagtagaattcgtccataccaaaattcagagaagtaaaggacatacaaatgaaagtctcagagttggaattgaatgaaaagcatttcccaagctccggatataaaattcacattgtggacaatcacaacactagtaaaagctggtgactgcccactgatctggagtctggatcaattctaaccaatttataattggaaataacaccccatctgctccagatcttaaattcataatatcaggaacatatagaaacttggaatcactctggatccttttccaagccttataaatgatgaaaacaaaatgacatatcagaacagacccgaatcagacctaacagcaaagattccattcttgCACATAGATAAAGTCCTTACCAGTGAGGTAGGcctgcttaagaaagttagccaactcaatttgtgaactttgggaactggtttggggtccgtttgagttctatagctcaaggtatgatttttacaatatgactatagatctgatggaaaacagaatcatagGCACCCGTGAttccgtttgagttctatagcTCAAGGTATGATTCAAAGCCCTTTATTttaaagacaaaagatctcaaataTACATGATAAGGTTTCTCACGAAGTGTGATCTTATGCTTTTTTTCTATATATAATCCAAAGAAACACAACCATTAATTTAACCAAAAGAAACTCAACACAATTTAGATatcatgatttgttacttaccccTTTTCTGTCGGAAGGACGAGGTGCTAATTCCTTCTTGGTGACAACATGCCCTTTATTTAGACCCACAAAGAGTCCTGTGTTTGGCTGTTTTGGAGCCAttggaacctgaaaacataaacatatattagcgTAAAGCAACATACACTTCACAACAGTTCATCAACTTAGCCTATGCAGTTTTAATTCAATATGACCTAAAAACCTTACAAGCCTCAGACTACAATCAAAATGCGCAATATATATTCTTATTAAACATGAAGATGATTACAAGATATAAATGAGTTTATGCGTGCCAATAAGTTTGTAAACACCAGCAAGCTTATAAGCACATGGAAAGCATCTCGGAACTATAAGAAGATGCGGGAAAACTAAAAGTACAATGAGGGAAGAAAAACAACCTGGGCAAGAAGAATTTGAGACCAAGTAAACTTTAGTTGCTGTACATTTTACTTGCTTCTTGAAAGAAACCCCCAAATTCTTAACTCCACACCGAAGGAATATCACGTGATGTACGTCAACGAGGATGTAAGCCTGAAGTGGGCCCTCAATTCTACAATAACAAAAAGtgtatcttgttatatgtaacaATATGATGAAAACAATGTAAAAGGGGTTGAGTATTGAGGTGGTTTAGTAAATACTTTGCTTTCCAGACGAGATTCTATCAACTTCAGCTTCTCATCTAATTTAAACATCATCAGAGTTGGTTCTGTAAGAATAATTTCATGCAACAAATGTGATAGTCATACTAATTTAAACATCATCAGATTTGTTTCTATAAGCATGTGTAACTATTAACTCGAGAGTAACAACACAGTATACTACTTGTCTTCATTTTCAGATAAGGTGCAATGGCGTTGATGTTTAAGGTAATATccaatatttttcctatttttaaaattactaaattaccaaTATCACTTATCAGTGTGCATTCTATTCATTACCTATGTTAATGTTACAGGATCCAACAAAGATTTCAGCGTATCGCGACAAAAGGTTTCCAGGAACACAATAAGAATATGAACACGCACTCCAAAATTCAACAACCGTATACATTGGCAACATGTCTTTCTACACTACTGAAGAAAAAAATGGGATAAACCTTGTTTAAGAGATTTATCAATTTCTGAATCTAAGAGAAAAATTAATATTAGATCTGGAGGCTGATGAAGTTAAAGCAAAGAAGAACAAGGAAAGTTTTTTTTGGAGATTGTAATATGGCCTTATGATGTCTTCCAAACAGAACCGAGGCAGTTAGCCCAAAAGGGTAACACAGGCTCATGTAACCCacaacttcatccaactcatGCAAGTGGTGCACTTGGATTCATGGGATCTATTAATTGACCTACTTAAAGCTCATTGCATACCTCCCAGAGACTCGTTTATTATCTCTAAATATGATAGACAAACTAAACTTCAAGTCAAGAAACCTGCACAAAAAAGTGAACTTATTTTTATCACAGATTAACACATAAAACCCAATAAACAAAAAGAGAATCAGACCATATAAATTAGATATGAAATAGAACAGATAATGCTCGTTAGAGAAAAGGAAGCAAAAGAGAAcatttcaatgaatctaaaacctATTTCCACTAACAATTAATCTTAAAAAATGAGAAGCTGGAGAGAGAACTAGCACATACCAAAGAGAATTTTCAACTGGGGaaggagaaaaagaaaaaacagaaaaaaaaacagaaaccCTAACCAACCTTGGTCGTTGAGATGATGGTGGAGCTTTTCCCTTGACGCAAAACCCTCCATGGTATCAAGCTCAATCTCTGTAGCCCTACGATCTGCCATGTCCAAATCTCTCTCATCCTCCAGAGAATCGTCCAACCCAACCGACCTTCATAGCCATTTCTATTGATTTCCAACTTGATATCATAAATTATGTTTCGACATGAGAGTGTGGGGAGGTTTCAAGAAGAACAGAGCAGAAGCAACAACGCAAAAGATAACATTAGGTATCGAGGGATAATTGAGTTTGATTAAAAAGGTTATAAACTCGTAATAAAGGAAGACAAACCTCTGGAACAAATAAAGAAGTAGAATGTTGATGGTAATTGACCATGGAGTTTTGAGACCTTGAATTTAATGGAGCTACTGTTCTACTTGATATGGAAATCACTCTAAACTGTACCCCTTTGATCAATTTCATGGCCTGGTGACCAAAAAACCTTCGATTTCACTAAGAACCGGAACCCTAGTTCCAACAATAGTCAATTTTTGGTAtttgattgagagagagagagagagagaagaacgattgaaagaagggagaggagagcatggcggggtttttaattttttcagaatttcatttccccctttcccccactattaaaggatggaacgcgcgttccattaaaaaatataaagcgacacccttagacgacgcgcattttattataggtgccctccgtgttttttttagacactaatttaagggcgcgcaataatgcgtgtcttctatccttaaattttttgaagagatgacatttttctaatgtcactctcctttgcgtaacatagatcaatgagcgtcgtattttgcgcgtcgtaaaaggccttttttcttgtagtgggcTTTTTTCAAGAACGAAAACACTCTTGCATCTCTCTTAGCTCTGAAACAATGGACGATTCACCTTGCTTCGCCTTTGGTCACTTCTCCTCCGGCGACGTCAGGCCTTCCTCATTACAAATCGACCAACAATATCGTGGTGAAGCTTGGCTGCCAAGCTGTGACCTTACGCTGAGGTAGAAGACTTCACGGTAGGTTTTCCTCTGGCGTTTCCCCCAAACCTAATTTCCAGTCTTTCATCCCGTTTTACTCCACCAATCGGATTCACGCTGTTGTTTTAGCTAGCAACAATACAAACGGcaccatcaacaacaacaactccaATGGCGTTCTTCGTTACAATCCAATAAAAAAAAGTGTGATTTCGGGGGTTATGAACACACAAGCTCAAAAACCCCTCTCAATCCGCCATCTGTTGACCAAAAACGAGCACCAAGCTCGCCACTCGCCACCTCTCTTCCAATTTCTACGTGAATGTCAGTATTCGTATCCCACTCTGCAATAACTTCTACTCGCACTCTCTGTTCTTCTTTGAGGAGTTTCAGTTTCGTTTGCTTTCTCTCTATCCATTTCGTTCATCGTCCTGTCTTTATCATCGCTTCTAACATCTCGGATTTCATGCCGCGTAACCAGGTATTTCATCAATAACACCTCTGTTTTATCATCGCTTCTAACATCGTCCTGGCTTTATCATCGTTACATTGAGACATTCTCTTACTGGCTTAAGTAAGAAAGTATGCTGCAAATTCAAATTTTTATTCTTGAAACCATAGAAGTGTTGATCTCAACTATTCTGTCCCACAAGATATGTATCTCAATCCGGATTTTAAGTTTATTTTCTTATGAAATGTAGGTTATTATGAGCATTCTTGATGAAAAATTATGATAAGATGTTAAGGTTATTCAGGTACGATCATATATTTGACGTTTTTCAATTGgtgattgttatatatatatatatatatatatatatatatatatatatatatatatatatatatatatatatgtttcacATATCATCCGTCTTTGATGGTTCTGTAGAAGATGGAGTCTTGAAAAGTTATAACCTATGATCAACAATCAAATGTCTTATATTTCATAATTATTGCAATTTTAACATAACACTTGATGTAATCTTCTTGTCAATGATGTTATGCAGATAGACCACAGGAAGAAAGGATACAAGATTGTGTTTAACTTCATTTTTTGAGAATAGATGGCATCCCTGTGTCATACCCAAAAACACGCTCGTCTAAGACCTATGGTATAAGGATTCTAACATGTTGTGGATGTTATGGTTTTCAGGGAGAGTGCTTGGCTTGACACCTTAAGGCAGCTACAGGTATTTTTTCTTCATTATCTTTGttcttttaaaaaaagttaattgTTGTAGGCACATTCTTTATCCATCTTTTACGCTTTTATCTACTCAAAtgtgtttattaattattttgatatGCTTTTATACATCATCTGAATCCTCAAGATCACCCACTATATTTTATTGCCTCTTATTAATTTGATATCCTCCTGTCTTTTACTTTAATATAGTGTTAGTTTTTTATTTACTTTTCATCAAAGTATATACTTTTTGATATAACATAAATTTGGTCAATTAGTCTCTTGTTATTCTTTACTTTTCTGTAAATTGGGTGTATTGGGGTTCAGTAGGGTAGATTTGGAATAAATGTTCTTACTAAATTTAACAACTTTATCAATAATCAAGATCCACTTTTTTGTTAGTGATTTAATTggaatcattttttttctttaaagcaAGGCGTGGTGAATAATTGCTCATGAACATTTTCATGGAGGGTTGAATTTAGAAGAATACATAGTCTACAAGCATTTGTAGGTTCCAGCTTCTTTTTGAATCCTTTCATGTGATTATTTATGAAAAATGGTTGGTCAAAATTGAAGATAAGTAAAACTAGAACCCATCCTCGTTTTCCATATAAAGTATTTAATGTACAGATGGATTTTTACTAATGACAATGAAATTACCACTTCTTTAAGATTTACTCATGAGATGGTATAACTATCTTTTGTATAGGTGAAGGCCGATGTTCCTTTATCATACTTGTATGGCTGATAATGCTCATTGGTATCCTCTGATTGACTTCCATGGTGTTATTAGGTTTCACTCAAACACTTTGGATCTCTTTTTATGTATGCTTGCCATGAGGGTGGAGCCTATGCAAAGAACAGCTTTGGGAATGTGTATGTTAAGACCCCCTTTCTCTTTTTTCTTGTTTTTATATTAATTGCATCTTCAATCCAATTACTAGACTCTTTGTATGTCATGTAGTTATACTGCAATTGGAGTTTTTGTTCTTGGAAGAATATTTCTTTGATTATAGGTATAATTTATAATATGAAtatcatatttattttatataataaacctttaTTCTTTAATTTCTTATAAATTTGTTGTATTGCATAAACTTCAGCCATGATCACCGTTCAGAACCTCAATCAAGAAACCTTCAAGATAGATTGAGTGCACAATCTACTAGCAATGTTTCAAGTTCTGGATAAGCTAATTTAGAGTATGATAACTATGCAACTCCAACTGCAACTGCAACTTCTACATACCtgaacaatgacccatatggataTGGAAACATAGGATATGAAGGTTACTCTAGTAGTAGCTATCAACAACAACAGCCAAATCAATCATACCCTCAACAGGTTGTGTTCATCAATATCCAAACTACACTATAGATTCTAATCTTGCTTACACTGCTCAAAATAATACTCCTCTGGCATCTGTACAATATCAACAAGATTATAATAAACAAaactttaaaaatattaaaaaaaaaaaagattattcaaacaaaatgttaaaaaaaataaacaaataaaaggtcaaaaagaaaatattataaataatttataatattttatataacaTAATTTTTATAAATAGTCTTATTAAATAGATTTAAAAATAGTAATAATCTATATATTATTCTACGAATTAGTTGATTGAAGGCATATGAAAAGTTAATTTAACTACCATTAACAAAGTGTTTGGAAGCGTTGTAATAATAATTTTTCTGGTAGTTAACAAAACTGAttgaaattaatcattttgtgaCGTTTTAGCCTCAAACGAATCATATTTGAAGTAACAACTAAAATTTTGTAGTAAAAATGTTGATTATTGAAAATAAACTATAACATCCCTAATAAAGGTAACAATCTCAACATAATTTACATGTGCTCCTGGGACAGAAAACGTAGATGATTAGTGCTGCAGGTAAGGCTCCTGCACCAGGTCAAGTGCACCCAATCTACAACTGCTCCTGGGACAGAAAACGTATATTCTACAAGTGCACCCAATCTGGTGTCTTCCTGTTACTTTCCCTGTTGTTGACAATGGTTATTCTACTTCAAATTTAATCTCATTTTAGCTTATATGCTAAGAATTAGATGCCTATATCTTGTTTCATATACTTCCTTGTTGACATCTGGTTCTTCTTTCTGATACGTGTTGACGTAGGTTAGTGACTCTTATGAGCAGGCTCTGATGAACGGCCGCAAGCTTATTGAGCGAGAAATGGAATGTTTTAAGATTTGTGAAAAGGAGACAAAGACAAAAGCTTTCTCCAAATAAGGCCTAAGACAACAACCTAAAACGGTATCTATTACTTTGCTTTTTTTTGCATATGATACATGGAAATAACCTTCAGTCACTGTATAGTTGAATAATACACATAACTGGATTGTAACATAAAATCTTGTAAATTAACAGGAAGAAATGATTGTGAATCTAGATTGTAACATAAAATCTTGTAAATTAACTTTCTTTGTTTGTTTCTTGGTTTTGGAGTTTAGTTGAATAACACACATTACTGGAAGCACTTGCAAACTTGTCTTGTGAAAACTGATGATTGTAGTAACTTATCAAAAAGATTCAAGGTTTGTATTTGATTGGTTTAactttgtggatttgtttcaagaatgtgatgataatttttttttggtaattttgtAGACTCTTAAACAATATGAATTGGCAAAATTAATTCCCATTGAAGTCGGTTGTTGCAGACCACCATCTGTGTATGTTGGTCAAAGTTCCAAATACAACaccaaattattaataaaaacagTCAAAAGGGTCACCCAACTCTCCATTTTGT is a window of Lactuca sativa cultivar Salinas chromosome 1, Lsat_Salinas_v11, whole genome shotgun sequence DNA encoding:
- the LOC128125828 gene encoding AP-2 complex subunit alpha-2-like, whose product is MVKVSAYLLGEYSHLLARQPGCSPKDIFVIIHEKLPTVSTPTISILLSTYAKILMHSQPPDPELQNQIWAIFSKYETCIDTEIQQRAVQLFIFTSTLAKILNF